A genomic window from Micromonospora violae includes:
- a CDS encoding RNA polymerase sigma factor has product MESSLRARVRAGDPGAFAELFDQYARSVYNHAFRLTADWATAEDVMAATYLQAWRSRERVTEEGGSLRPWLLGIATNEARNHTRSNRRYRRVAAALVASDFTLPDHADEVAGRLDDSRRVAAAIDALARLRRPEREVLTLCLWEGLDYESAAEALGVPVGTVRSRLSRARARLRTLVDTPPRAARPAVVDTSLVREGSQ; this is encoded by the coding sequence ATGGAGTCGAGTCTGCGTGCTCGGGTACGAGCCGGTGACCCCGGCGCGTTCGCCGAACTGTTCGACCAGTACGCGCGCTCGGTGTACAACCACGCGTTCCGGCTCACCGCCGACTGGGCCACGGCAGAGGACGTCATGGCCGCCACATACCTGCAAGCCTGGCGTTCCCGGGAGCGGGTCACCGAGGAGGGCGGGTCCCTGCGTCCCTGGCTGCTCGGCATCGCCACCAACGAGGCCCGTAACCACACCCGCAGCAACCGCCGCTACCGCCGGGTGGCCGCCGCGTTGGTCGCCTCCGACTTCACCCTGCCCGATCACGCCGACGAGGTCGCCGGCCGACTCGACGACAGCCGACGCGTCGCCGCCGCGATCGATGCGCTGGCCCGGCTGCGCCGGCCCGAGCGGGAGGTGCTGACCCTGTGCCTGTGGGAGGGTCTCGACTACGAGTCCGCGGCGGAGGCGCTGGGCGTGCCGGTCGGCACGGTGCGGTCCCGGCTGTCTCGGGCCCGCGCCCGGCTCCGTACCCTCGTCGACACCCCGCCGCGTGCCGCACGGCCGGCGGTCGTCGACACCTCGCTCGTCCGGGAGGGTAGCCAGTGA
- a CDS encoding glycoside hydrolase family 43 protein has protein sequence MSTDIADVATATRLIRNPVLAGFHPDPSILRVGDDYYLATSTFEWYPGVVVHHSRDLVNWRSLGGVITDQRLLDLRGCGDSNGVWAPDLTYHDGQFHLVYSDVASFASGYWDPQNFLVTAEEITGPWSDPVKLHGRGFDAALFHDDDGTTWLLGMSADWRPGRDRFGGIEIQQYDRAARRLIGSPRILFTGSSAGLTEGPHLYRHEGWYWLITAEGGTSWEHQVTMARSRELFGPYEVDPDGPLLTSFGRPDLRLQKAGHGSLVRTQNGEWYLAHLVGRPYSPLGNCVLGRETAIQRVEWPAGGWPRVAGGVPADEVVAPDLPAHPWPAEPETDHFDAPELGRCWSTLRRPATADWVDLCTRPSYLRIHGGQSPVGRQAPSLVGRRVGAMECSLETVVEFAPADHRQLAGITAYYNTLNWHHLYLTRADDGRTVLELLSSDNGRRTAYPDLTVDVGGVARVGLRAVFDGPAVRFDYELGAGWQRLPVELDATILSDEHAALIVDGEPAAWGFTGAFLGLWVQDLGAGGAYADFDLATYRER, from the coding sequence GTGTCGACCGACATCGCTGACGTGGCGACCGCTACCCGGTTGATCCGCAATCCCGTCCTCGCCGGGTTCCACCCGGACCCGTCGATCCTGCGCGTCGGCGATGACTACTACCTGGCCACCTCGACCTTCGAGTGGTATCCGGGCGTCGTCGTGCACCACTCGCGTGACCTGGTGAACTGGCGCAGCCTGGGTGGGGTCATCACCGACCAGCGCCTGCTCGACCTGCGCGGATGCGGCGACTCGAACGGGGTGTGGGCACCCGACCTGACGTACCACGACGGTCAGTTCCACCTCGTCTACAGCGACGTGGCCAGCTTCGCCAGCGGCTACTGGGACCCGCAGAACTTCCTGGTCACCGCCGAGGAGATCACCGGCCCCTGGTCGGACCCGGTGAAACTGCACGGGCGCGGGTTCGACGCGGCGCTGTTCCACGACGACGACGGCACCACCTGGCTGCTGGGCATGAGCGCGGACTGGCGGCCGGGTCGCGACCGCTTCGGCGGCATCGAGATCCAGCAGTACGACCGGGCCGCGCGCCGCCTGATCGGCAGCCCCCGCATCCTGTTCACCGGCTCCTCGGCCGGGCTCACCGAGGGTCCGCACCTGTACCGCCACGAGGGCTGGTACTGGCTGATCACCGCCGAAGGCGGCACCAGCTGGGAGCACCAGGTCACCATGGCGCGGTCCCGGGAGTTGTTCGGACCGTACGAGGTGGACCCGGACGGGCCGCTGCTCACCTCATTCGGGCGGCCCGACCTGCGGTTGCAGAAGGCGGGTCACGGCAGCCTGGTCCGCACGCAGAACGGCGAGTGGTACCTGGCGCACCTGGTCGGCCGCCCGTACTCGCCGCTGGGCAACTGCGTCCTGGGTCGGGAGACCGCGATCCAGCGGGTCGAGTGGCCGGCGGGCGGCTGGCCGCGCGTCGCCGGAGGGGTGCCCGCGGATGAGGTGGTCGCACCCGACCTGCCCGCGCACCCGTGGCCGGCGGAGCCGGAGACGGACCACTTCGACGCCCCCGAGCTGGGCCGGTGCTGGTCGACACTGCGTCGGCCGGCGACCGCGGACTGGGTCGACCTGTGCACCCGCCCGTCGTACCTGCGGATCCACGGCGGGCAGTCGCCGGTCGGTCGGCAGGCGCCCAGCCTGGTCGGGCGGCGCGTCGGCGCCATGGAGTGCTCGCTGGAGACCGTTGTGGAGTTCGCACCGGCCGACCACCGTCAGCTCGCCGGCATCACCGCCTACTACAACACCCTCAACTGGCACCATCTCTACCTGACCCGGGCGGACGACGGGCGGACGGTGCTGGAGCTGCTCAGCTCCGACAACGGGCGGCGCACCGCGTACCCCGATCTGACCGTCGATGTGGGCGGCGTGGCCCGGGTCGGCCTGCGGGCCGTCTTCGACGGGCCGGCGGTGCGTTTCGACTACGAGCTTGGGGCCGGTTGGCAGCGGCTACCGGTGGAGTTGGATGCGACCATCCTGTCCGACGAGCACGCCGCGCTGATCGTCGACGGTGAGCCGGCGGCGTGGGGCTTCACCGGGGCCTTCCTCGGCCTGTGGGTGCAGGACCTGGGCGCTGGCGGCGCGTACGCCGACTTCGACCTGGCCACCTACCGAGAGCGGTGA